The Candidatus Deferrimicrobiaceae bacterium sequence TGACGCAGCCGGTTTCGCCCAGGTTCCCGTTGTATTTCCCGAACGTGTGCCGAATATCGGCCACCGTCCGGTTCTTGTTATCGGTCAGCACCTTGACGAGGACGGCAACCCCGTTTGGACCATACCCTTCGTACATATATTCTTCGTAGGATACGCCCTCGAGATCTCCGGTACCCTTTTTGATGGCTCGCTGGATGTTGTCGTTGGGCATATTGACGGCGCGGGCATCGACCAGGGCTGATCTTAGCCGTGAGTTCCCGCCTGGATCTCCTCCGCCGATTCTGGCCGCTGTGATAATTTCACGGGTGATCTTGGTGAACATCTTACCGCGAGCGGCGTCGGCCTTGCCTTTTTTGTGCTTGATGGTGCTCCATTTGTTGTGGCCCGACATGGCTTGTACGCCCCCTTGGTGTTTTATATTTTGATTTCGATGCTAAAAACAAGAAAAAGCCCTTGCTCCGTTGAAGGCGCAAGGGCTTTAAAATAAATCCGGCGGCGACCTACTCTCCCACAGGTGAAACCCGCAGTACCATCGGCGCTGGAGAACTTAACTTCCGTGTTCGGGATGGGAACGGGTGTTGCCTCTCCGCCATCGCCACCGAAAACCGTGAATCGCTTGAAGCGCTTCATGCGCTCAACCAATCCTGTAGTGCGTTCGTTTTTTCTTTCATCCGTTGAATAGTGGTCAAGCCTCACGGGCAATTAGTACCGGTTAGCTGAACGCATTGCTGCGCTTACACACCCGGCCTATCAACCTTGTAGTCTACAAGGGCCCTTTAGGGGGATCAAGTCCCCGGGATAACTCATCTCAGGGCGGGTTTCCCACTTAGATGCTTTCAGCGGTTATCCCTTCCGCACATAGCTACCCAGCGATGCCCCTGGCGGAACAACTGGTACACTAGCGGTGCGTCCATCCCGGTCCTCTCGTACTAGGGACAGCTCCCTTCAATTATCCAACGCCCACATCAGATAGGGACCAAACTGTCTTGCGACGTTTTAAACCCAGCTCACGTACCGCTTTAATTGGCGAACAGCCAAACCCTTGGGACCTACTTCAGCCCCAGGATGCGACGAGCCGACATCGAGGTGCCAAACCTCCCCGTCGATGTGGACTCTTGGGGGAGATCAGCCTGTTATCCCCGAGGTAGCTTTTATCCGTTGAGCGATGGCCCTCCCACGAGGAACCACCGGATCACTAAGCCCGACTTTCGTCCCTGCTCCACTTGTTTGTGTCGCAGTCAGGCTCCCTTCTGCCTTTGCACTCTACGCGCGATTTCCAACCGCACTGAGGGAACCTTTGGGCGCCTCCGTTACTTTTTTGGAGGCGACCGCCCCAGTCAAACTGCCCACCTAACAATGTCCCGTGACCAGTTTCATGGCCACCGGTTAGAATCCCAGTACTGTCAGGGTGGTATCCCAAGGTTGACTCCACAGAAGCTAACGCCCCTGCTTCGCAGTCTCCCACCTATCCTGTACAGACAATACCGAAATTCAATGCTAAGCTACAGTAAAGCTCTACGGGGTCTTTCCGTCCAATCGCGGGTAACCGGCATCTTCACCGGTACTACAATTTCGCCGAGTCCCTTGTTGAGACAGTGTCCAGATCATTACGCCATTCGTGCGGGTCGGAACTTACCCGACAAGGAATTTCGCTACCTTAGGACCGTTATAGTTACGGCCGCCGTTTACTGGGGCTTAAGTTCAAAGCTTCAGGTGGAGCAAGCTCCCCTTAACATTTCCCCTTAACCTTCCAGCACCGGGCAGGCGTCAGCCCCTATACATCGTCTTACGACTTAGCAGAGACCTGTGTTTTTGCTAAACAGTTGCCTGGACCTATTCTCTGCGGCTCACTTTCATGAGCACCCCTTTTCCCGAAGTTACGGGGTCAATTTGCCGAGTTCCTTAACAAGGGTTTCCTCGATCGTCTTAGGATTCTCTCCTCACCCACCTGTGTCGGTTTACGGTACGGGCACCTTTATCCTCAATAGTGGCTTTTCTTGACAGTGTGAAATCAGTCACTTCGCGGAGTAAACCGCTCCCCATAAAGTCTCGCGATTAACGAACCTCCGGATTTGCCTAAAGGTTCTCACTTGACTCTTAGGCGCACATTTCCAATCGTGCGCTTGACTTATCCTCCTGCGTCCCCACTTCTCTCAAACAGATAAAGCTGGTATCGGAATATCAACCGATTGTCCATCACCTACGCCTCTCGGCCTCGGCTTAGGTCCCGACTAACCCTGAGCGGACGAGCCTTCCTCAGGAAACCTTGGGTTTTCGACGAATGGGATTCTCACCCATTTCTCGCTACTTATGCCAGCATTCTCTCTCCTGCACTGTCCACCGTTCCTTACGATACGGCTTCGTCCCGTACAGGATGCTCCCCTACCCATTGTATTAATACAATGCCACAGCTTCGGTGGTAAGTTTTAGCCCCGGACATCTTCGGCGCAGG is a genomic window containing:
- a CDS encoding YebC/PmpR family DNA-binding transcriptional regulator, whose product is MSGHNKWSTIKHKKGKADAARGKMFTKITREIITAARIGGGDPGGNSRLRSALVDARAVNMPNDNIQRAIKKGTGDLEGVSYEEYMYEGYGPNGVAVLVKVLTDNKNRTVADIRHTFGKYNGNLGETGCVNWMFSKKGSINISKEAIEEEKLIEIALELGADDVDNDPESHEFEVRCEPEVFEDVKKSLEDKGIPLGTSEIAMVPQTTVHLEGRPAESMLKMMAALDESDDVQNVWANFDIPDEVLESFNG